From Mycoplasma sp. 2045, a single genomic window includes:
- a CDS encoding MAG1360 family OppF-related protein — protein sequence MKNKDLQLTISNIFIKKSEEQDKWPYSSISIPEIKIYSNSKTAFYISKDNKNLTYKKVRNFELKDKNSFLTLYNYNKLIDEADRYDNTNDFTNRKKDLDYISDYFDLLNISDDDDNNIPLVDIWLSCLSVVKNKDKLLKEQKVYEQFAHPLKNLTYGHISDFISDFSELSDNFNGDLSHFFNAAKEAFVKKDKQNKEVQLGNIFFIANEFNKNLFKIFIDLFKVVSKEFIDVLNNVENNALSDKKTKIQESEYKLEFIEKINSTSIAKVENDLKIRDLKFEIAFYKEYKEQLKAYSRKYIFATIKQIKKQINVFEIQSRIAVFKSPEYFDCIKDILIKKQELKLWEQNYWNLRFLKKEDLEHLKSQIESEVNIFINKNFGDIRNKYKNTTVSRIKSFISREFDININRFISKSKSNFEFIKNQISSNKAIIKTIQSKRFNYISSYKNEVMVHDFSQTIQLANAELEWETNTQERLFKNLIKNKDRKLQEFNASYKKIEKMLDKTVSELSAVFKNDNSENLTKVLNSFSNIKFLMKSTWVSRMLSDLIDFSKTTATPKFEFVKDLSAMFKFVETFENSAITHHKYLDKYKTLDTLDKIKLKITKFALDEIKFLFISDDIKTIAPEARNEFYRVLFKFANANNMNIIIITDDLQFIKNSCDYVYFFDDTQVLEWGKVSKVFNKTVSPLVQMLIEGKIQSLNSQTNSSYVESFVKRNSFSIDDNLDHYVYCTLKEFQTWTHVIQTVNIESSIDLGETQTHTSLVNPDLVSVFNESQALLTSHGVSVREKKDNPIFEDLTLYNELINNKNLASISTTEDDENNEELAFSYDEETKL from the coding sequence ATGAAAAATAAAGATCTTCAATTAACAATTTCAAATATCTTTATAAAAAAGAGTGAGGAGCAAGATAAATGGCCTTACTCTTCTATTTCTATTCCTGAAATTAAAATCTATTCTAATTCAAAAACAGCCTTCTATATTTCCAAAGATAACAAAAATTTAACTTATAAAAAAGTTAGAAACTTTGAACTTAAGGACAAGAATTCATTTTTAACCCTATATAACTACAATAAATTAATTGATGAAGCAGATAGATACGACAATACTAATGATTTCACAAATAGAAAGAAAGATTTAGATTATATTAGTGACTATTTTGACCTTCTTAATATTAGTGATGACGATGATAACAACATTCCTTTAGTCGATATTTGACTTAGTTGTTTATCAGTTGTTAAGAACAAAGATAAACTTTTAAAAGAACAAAAAGTTTATGAGCAATTCGCTCACCCACTAAAAAACCTAACATATGGACACATAAGTGATTTCATTAGCGACTTTAGCGAACTTTCAGATAACTTCAACGGTGACTTATCACACTTTTTCAACGCTGCTAAAGAAGCGTTTGTAAAAAAAGATAAACAAAACAAAGAAGTTCAATTAGGAAACATATTTTTCATTGCAAATGAGTTTAATAAAAACTTATTTAAAATCTTTATTGACTTATTCAAAGTAGTTTCAAAAGAATTTATAGATGTCTTAAACAACGTTGAAAATAATGCATTAAGTGATAAAAAAACTAAAATTCAAGAAAGTGAATACAAACTTGAATTTATTGAAAAGATTAATAGCACAAGTATTGCAAAAGTAGAAAACGATCTCAAAATTAGAGACTTAAAGTTTGAGATTGCATTTTACAAAGAATATAAAGAACAACTCAAAGCTTATTCTCGGAAATACATTTTTGCAACTATTAAACAAATTAAAAAACAAATTAATGTTTTTGAAATTCAATCAAGAATTGCAGTCTTTAAAAGTCCTGAATATTTTGATTGTATAAAAGATATTTTAATTAAAAAACAAGAGCTAAAACTTTGAGAACAGAATTATTGAAATCTTAGATTCTTGAAGAAAGAAGATTTAGAACACCTTAAATCACAAATTGAGTCTGAAGTCAATATTTTCATCAATAAAAACTTTGGTGATATCAGAAATAAATATAAAAATACAACGGTAAGTAGGATTAAGAGTTTTATTTCTAGGGAATTTGATATTAATATCAATAGATTTATTAGTAAATCAAAAAGTAATTTTGAGTTTATTAAAAATCAAATTAGTAGCAATAAAGCAATAATTAAAACTATTCAATCTAAACGTTTTAACTATATATCAAGTTATAAAAATGAAGTTATGGTTCATGATTTTAGTCAAACGATTCAACTCGCAAATGCTGAATTAGAGTGAGAAACAAATACTCAAGAAAGATTGTTTAAGAATCTTATTAAAAATAAAGACAGGAAGCTCCAGGAATTTAATGCAAGTTATAAAAAGATTGAAAAAATGTTAGACAAAACAGTATCTGAACTTTCTGCTGTATTTAAAAATGATAATTCTGAAAACTTAACAAAAGTATTAAATAGTTTTTCTAATATTAAATTTTTAATGAAAAGCACTTGAGTTTCTAGGATGTTATCAGATTTAATTGATTTTTCTAAAACGACTGCAACACCTAAGTTTGAGTTTGTTAAAGATTTAAGTGCAATGTTTAAATTTGTTGAAACATTTGAAAACTCAGCAATCACACACCACAAGTATTTAGATAAATACAAGACTCTAGATACATTGGATAAGATCAAACTTAAAATTACAAAATTTGCATTGGATGAAATCAAGTTTTTATTCATCTCTGATGACATAAAAACAATTGCTCCTGAAGCTAGAAATGAATTCTATAGAGTTCTTTTCAAATTTGCTAATGCAAATAATATGAATATTATTATCATCACAGATGATCTTCAATTTATCAAAAATAGCTGTGATTACGTTTACTTCTTTGATGATACTCAAGTTCTTGAGTGGGGAAAGGTTTCAAAAGTATTTAACAAAACAGTTTCGCCACTTGTTCAAATGCTTATTGAAGGTAAAATTCAATCACTTAACTCTCAAACAAACTCAAGTTATGTTGAGTCATTTGTTAAAAGAAACTCATTCTCAATTGACGATAATTTAGATCATTATGTTTACTGTACTCTTAAAGAATTTCAAACCTGAACTCATGTTATTCAAACAGTTAATATAGAAAGTTCAATTGATTTAGGAGAAACTCAGACTCATACTTCATTAGTTAATCCAGATTTAGTAAGTGTATTTAATGAATCGCAAGCTTTACTTACATCGCATGGAGTAAGTGTTAGAGAGAAAAAAGACAATCCAATTTTTGAAGACTTAACTCTCTATAATGAACTTATTAATAATAAAAATTTAGCTTCAATTTCAACAACTGAAGATGATGAAAATAATGAAGAATTAGCCTTTAGTTATGATGAAGAAACAAAATTGTAA
- a CDS encoding ECF transporter S component gives MKTKVTAKLMSSLSEWGLLRKWTIKNMVFIAILIAISVSFTVVAAQLMPIVNIPSFKFSFIGLPVKITGFVFGPVIGVFVGVVSDLLSLLFVPPVGYNPMYTLATAINGLISGIFGFYFVSFLQYAFSKEYRLERISIKITLLAQKYRKLSKNEATMEKAIKVGDKLIKLNSKRAFIRDDNSKDILKNVYTTAAVFLISLVIIIITYYVGFWVPDKYIEKGLIPNRWGLLALMITGMSLLLIFIIVARFKMRVERFLIFVPIIVFSTFLELINIPILSLGDNMSLGNGETKDIFLWITQHIISSPVKIWFNVFVIYYSYSIIIKLIKKNSKLGY, from the coding sequence ATGAAAACAAAGGTAACAGCTAAGCTTATGTCGTCATTATCGGAGTGAGGACTATTACGTAAATGAACTATTAAGAATATGGTTTTTATAGCCATCTTGATTGCTATATCAGTTAGCTTTACCGTTGTTGCAGCTCAGTTAATGCCTATTGTTAATATTCCATCATTCAAATTCTCATTTATAGGATTACCTGTAAAAATCACAGGTTTTGTTTTTGGACCTGTCATTGGGGTTTTTGTTGGTGTTGTATCAGATTTATTATCGTTACTTTTTGTTCCACCTGTTGGTTATAACCCGATGTACACTCTAGCGACAGCTATTAATGGTCTTATTTCGGGTATCTTCGGGTTTTATTTTGTGTCGTTTTTACAATATGCTTTCAGCAAGGAATATAGACTTGAAAGAATTTCAATTAAAATTACTTTATTAGCTCAGAAATATAGAAAGCTTTCTAAAAATGAAGCTACTATGGAAAAAGCTATTAAAGTTGGCGATAAGTTAATTAAACTTAATTCAAAAAGGGCATTCATTAGAGATGATAATTCAAAAGACATCTTAAAGAATGTTTATACCACTGCAGCAGTCTTTTTAATATCATTGGTAATTATTATAATAACTTACTATGTAGGTTTTTGAGTTCCAGATAAATATATTGAAAAAGGCTTAATTCCAAATCGTTGAGGATTGCTTGCTTTAATGATCACAGGGATGTCATTATTACTTATTTTCATAATTGTTGCAAGATTCAAAATGAGGGTTGAGCGCTTCTTAATATTTGTCCCGATTATAGTGTTCTCTACTTTCTTGGAACTTATAAATATACCAATTTTATCTCTTGGGGATAATATGAGTTTAGGAAATGGAGAAACAAAAGATATTTTCTTATGAATAACTCAACATATTATTTCCAGTCCTGTCAAGATTTGATTTAACGTTTTTGTTATTTACTATTCATATTCAATCATTATTAAGTTGATTAAGAAAAATTCAAAATTAGGATACTAA
- a CDS encoding aldehyde dehydrogenase family protein, with the protein MYKHEIKKIKSNLKKLKEEILNNRELIYEALKKDLNKNPLEAEATEVGQVLNELNLYIRKLKRWWKNKRVTNSIQTFYSKTYIKSEPYGNVLIVCPWNYPFNLSLIPAINAIGAGNNVILKLSELCPNTNQVVKKILTSVFNSAQVKIYEGDKEIVGQIYSENKIDFIFFTGSEKVGQIYYKKAAELLIPCVLELGGKSPFIVGYTADMEEAANKLVLGKLLNAGQTCIAPDYVLVHKEKKEELIREINNSYDSIFKEKNAMNKDIKLGQEK; encoded by the coding sequence ATGTATAAACACGAAATTAAGAAAATAAAATCAAATTTAAAAAAGCTTAAAGAAGAAATATTAAACAACAGAGAACTAATTTATGAAGCTCTCAAAAAAGATTTAAATAAAAATCCCTTAGAAGCTGAAGCCACTGAAGTGGGTCAAGTTTTAAATGAACTTAATTTATATATTAGAAAGCTAAAAAGATGATGAAAAAATAAGAGAGTAACAAACTCAATTCAGACTTTTTACAGCAAGACATACATAAAAAGCGAACCATACGGAAATGTTCTAATTGTATGTCCTTGAAATTATCCATTTAATTTATCTCTCATTCCTGCTATTAATGCAATAGGAGCAGGTAATAATGTAATATTAAAATTATCTGAATTATGTCCTAACACGAATCAGGTTGTTAAAAAGATTTTAACAAGCGTTTTCAATAGTGCACAAGTCAAAATATATGAAGGCGACAAGGAAATAGTTGGACAAATTTACTCTGAAAATAAGATTGATTTTATTTTCTTTACAGGTTCAGAAAAAGTTGGACAAATTTATTACAAAAAAGCTGCTGAATTGTTAATTCCATGTGTATTGGAATTAGGTGGAAAATCGCCTTTTATTGTTGGATACACAGCAGATATGGAAGAAGCAGCTAACAAATTGGTTTTAGGAAAATTACTTAATGCAGGTCAAACATGCATTGCACCCGATTATGTATTAGTTCATAAAGAGAAAAAAGAAGAATTAATTCGGGAAATTAACAATTCATACGATTCTATTTTTAAAGAAAAAAATGCTATGAATAAGGATATTAAACTAGGACAAGAAAAGTAG
- the pip gene encoding prolyl aminopeptidase, whose translation MNNNNNNSQINHDGYLQVDSIHQIYFSVSGNPDGLPVFIIHGGPGGQSSLKSLEFFDLNCYKVIMFDQRGCGKSKPRFELQKNNTNQLVEDIRKLKEHLNIDKMILFGGSWGTTLSLAYAIKYPEDILHLVLRGIFLARQEDVDFLYEKGASFFYPEKHNEFASYVQDVSGNSILEKYYSLLTSDDLEKKYKAGRAFVKWEESIVSINPKLFESTDEDDYQISLMESHYFVNKSFLPSDNYILENAHKIKHIPTDIVHGRNDIDTRPIGAYLLSKELDNCNLYFIEQAGHTQWDINNKNKLIQIFSELKETYK comes from the coding sequence ATGAACAATAATAACAATAATTCGCAAATAAATCATGATGGATATTTACAAGTAGATTCTATCCATCAAATTTATTTCAGTGTTAGCGGTAATCCAGATGGATTACCTGTTTTTATAATACATGGTGGACCGGGTGGTCAAAGTTCGCTTAAATCGCTTGAATTCTTTGATCTAAATTGCTATAAAGTTATTATGTTCGATCAAAGAGGTTGTGGTAAATCAAAACCTAGGTTTGAACTTCAAAAAAATAATACTAATCAATTAGTTGAAGATATAAGAAAACTCAAGGAACACTTAAATATAGATAAAATGATCCTGTTTGGTGGTAGTTGAGGAACAACTTTATCTCTAGCTTATGCAATTAAATATCCTGAAGATATATTGCACTTGGTTTTACGTGGAATTTTCTTAGCTAGACAAGAAGATGTTGATTTTCTTTATGAAAAAGGTGCTTCATTTTTCTATCCAGAAAAACATAATGAATTTGCTTCCTATGTACAAGATGTAAGTGGAAATAGCATTTTAGAAAAATACTATTCATTATTAACTAGTGATGATTTAGAAAAAAAATATAAAGCAGGTAGGGCTTTTGTGAAATGAGAAGAATCAATTGTTTCTATAAATCCTAAATTATTTGAATCAACTGATGAAGATGATTATCAAATTTCATTAATGGAATCACATTATTTTGTCAATAAATCATTTTTACCATCAGATAACTATATATTAGAGAATGCACACAAAATAAAACATATTCCAACAGATATAGTTCACGGAAGAAATGATATTGATACAAGACCCATTGGTGCCTATTTACTATCTAAAGAATTAGATAATTGTAACTTATATTTCATAGAACAAGCTGGACACACACAATGGGATATAAATAATAAAAATAAATTAATTCAAATCTTTAGTGAACTTAAAGAGACATATAAATAA
- a CDS encoding ABC transporter permease, producing MYYLGFFSPVSNPGWKRAAKNFTDMFSFKSYNKNLTENLWELNFKYFIQTVKTITCGSILGFLAALFTGFFASTNIHKHKSIPLIIKIILLLLRAFPVIVFLLIFKISFDPYLAAFTIYFWFTWLWLHKYINDLIEAADTKKYWNDIAKGSSKLKSFYTNIVLVLKNKFWVNFFLSYESNIRWVSVLGIVGINGLGFFFGDLSKYQKNIGITLFFIFLFILINEGLLFFFNKVLFVKPNITINSKADLNKFKYNWRKYVFWFILAIYFGIFIWSLTGLFHSKVDVKTFSLFFKSLFLWDFSDVVKTDIYKDYLYIFMCAYVAVGLAFIFAIAYSFILSENLFNSYLVWFNKTILIIIKIIPAVIWFYMFNPLMKSQVAITSAILISSFRHMCKQFAESINSIDRRKISNMQAQGNSKWFIYRNFIIPQIKNQIISTNLFEYEKSFRNAIIYGAFANISIYKTINKYQETQEYSKIVPLILPAYVFLIMLELAYLIFKNKDKLKFYINNSKLWNSFKKQRNFISKSQDLLFFKKDF from the coding sequence ATGTATTATTTAGGTTTCTTTTCTCCGGTTTCGAATCCAGGTTGAAAAAGAGCTGCTAAAAATTTTACAGATATGTTTTCATTCAAGTCATATAACAAAAACTTAACTGAAAACTTATGAGAATTAAACTTTAAATACTTTATCCAAACAGTCAAAACAATAACTTGTGGTAGCATTTTAGGTTTTCTAGCAGCTTTATTTACAGGTTTTTTTGCTTCAACGAATATTCATAAACACAAATCAATACCTTTAATTATTAAAATAATTCTCTTATTGCTAAGAGCTTTTCCTGTAATTGTGTTTTTATTGATATTTAAAATTTCCTTTGACCCTTATTTAGCTGCATTTACTATTTATTTCTGATTTACTTGATTATGATTGCACAAGTACATTAATGATTTAATAGAAGCAGCTGATACTAAAAAATATTGAAATGATATTGCAAAAGGATCTTCAAAATTAAAGTCATTTTATACAAATATTGTATTAGTACTCAAAAATAAGTTTTGAGTCAACTTCTTCTTATCTTATGAATCAAACATAAGATGAGTTTCAGTTTTAGGTATTGTTGGAATAAATGGATTAGGGTTCTTTTTTGGTGATTTAAGTAAATACCAAAAAAATATAGGGATAACCTTATTCTTTATATTCTTGTTTATATTAATCAACGAAGGATTATTATTCTTCTTTAATAAAGTTTTATTTGTTAAACCTAACATTACAATTAATTCAAAAGCAGACTTAAATAAATTCAAATATAACTGAAGAAAGTATGTTTTCTGATTTATTTTAGCTATTTACTTTGGGATATTTATTTGAAGTTTAACAGGCTTATTCCATAGTAAGGTAGACGTAAAAACATTCTCACTATTCTTTAAATCGCTATTTCTTTGAGACTTCAGTGATGTTGTGAAAACTGACATTTATAAAGATTATTTATACATTTTTATGTGTGCTTATGTGGCTGTTGGTCTTGCGTTTATTTTCGCAATAGCTTACTCATTTATATTGTCAGAAAACTTATTTAATTCATATCTTGTGTGATTTAACAAAACGATTTTGATAATTATCAAAATCATACCTGCAGTAATTTGATTTTATATGTTTAATCCACTGATGAAAAGTCAAGTTGCAATAACTTCAGCAATCTTAATTTCGTCATTTAGACATATGTGCAAGCAGTTTGCTGAATCAATTAACTCAATTGATAGAAGAAAAATTTCAAATATGCAAGCTCAGGGTAATTCGAAATGATTTATTTACAGAAACTTTATAATTCCACAAATTAAAAATCAAATAATTTCAACTAACTTATTTGAATATGAAAAATCATTTAGAAATGCAATTATTTATGGAGCATTTGCAAATATCAGTATTTATAAAACTATTAATAAATATCAAGAGACTCAAGAGTATTCGAAAATTGTTCCATTAATATTGCCTGCTTATGTGTTTTTAATCATGTTGGAACTTGCGTATTTAATCTTCAAAAATAAAGATAAACTCAAGTTTTATATCAATAATTCAAAGTTATGAAATTCATTCAAAAAGCAGCGAAATTTTATTTCAAAATCGCAAGATTTACTATTCTTTAAAAAAGATTTTTAA
- a CDS encoding M24 family metallopeptidase, translating into MDRRRLDQMFEQTGAEVLISEAPQTRLWYAHVQTSDGYIAIEKDKATLFVDGRYIEYATKHAKNVDIVLIKGNSMKEWFDKRNFKKIVLEKNYLTKEVQDRIVSMVQPEEISWVDAQDLRIVKSAEELKLMQKVIDISLSALEEFKQWVKPGISEKEAGAYLNYLLKKHGGDKEGFDEIVATASSSAEPHHHTTDKLLEEGELLKVDFGAKYKGYTADITRTWVLGGEDKVKNPKALEILNIVKEAAAAGRKAVRPGIKACEVDKVCRDYIASKGYADYFLHSTGHGLGIDVHEWPSVSPHSQTVLEPGMIITVEPGIYIEGLGGARIEDDVLVTENGHYVFSRPNEQ; encoded by the coding sequence ATGGACAGAAGAAGACTAGATCAAATGTTTGAACAAACAGGAGCTGAAGTTTTAATTTCAGAAGCACCTCAAACAAGATTATGATATGCACATGTTCAAACATCAGATGGATATATTGCAATTGAAAAAGATAAAGCAACATTATTTGTTGATGGAAGATACATTGAATACGCAACAAAGCATGCTAAAAATGTTGATATTGTTTTAATCAAAGGAAACTCAATGAAAGAGTGATTTGATAAAAGAAACTTCAAGAAGATTGTGTTGGAAAAAAACTACTTAACAAAAGAGGTTCAAGACAGAATTGTATCAATGGTGCAACCTGAAGAAATTTCATGAGTTGATGCTCAAGATTTAAGAATTGTTAAATCAGCTGAAGAACTTAAATTAATGCAAAAAGTAATTGATATTTCTCTATCAGCACTTGAAGAATTTAAACAATGAGTTAAGCCAGGTATTTCTGAAAAAGAAGCTGGAGCTTATTTAAATTATTTACTTAAGAAACACGGTGGAGATAAAGAAGGATTTGATGAAATAGTTGCAACAGCTTCATCGTCAGCCGAACCACACCACCATACAACTGATAAACTTCTAGAGGAAGGTGAATTACTTAAAGTTGACTTCGGTGCTAAATATAAGGGATATACAGCAGACATTACAAGAACATGAGTTTTAGGAGGTGAAGATAAAGTTAAAAATCCTAAAGCACTTGAAATCTTAAACATTGTTAAAGAAGCCGCTGCAGCAGGTAGAAAAGCTGTAAGACCTGGTATTAAAGCTTGTGAAGTTGATAAAGTATGTAGAGATTACATTGCTTCAAAAGGGTATGCAGATTACTTCTTACATTCAACAGGACACGGATTAGGAATTGATGTTCACGAATGACCATCAGTTTCACCTCATTCACAAACTGTTTTAGAACCTGGAATGATTATTACAGTTGAACCTGGGATTTACATTGAAGGTTTAGGTGGAGCTAGAATTGAAGATGATGTTCTAGTTACTGAAAATGGTCACTATGTATTTTCTAGACCAAATGAACAATAA
- a CDS encoding aldehyde dehydrogenase family protein, giving the protein MGRVGNSLDNREVEYFFSNIKSECLNFVNYKTICFDKLKNIIKDYIEWYNNERFQSVLNWKTPQQCWDALIFYKLSIRLVLVYIVRIVNKEHYDRLVKLAPQAKRNEETLQFDLNILELSDNTTQKVMSEEIFGPLLPIITFNELDDAVKFVNSKSEPLTAYLFTRNSYEIDKVTNEIKAGSIVINDILLQLQNRRLAFGGRGKSGIGKYRGKAGFDTFTHKKSVIYKTQVYKEKRTLKILQNKPKILKLLQIFNKWY; this is encoded by the coding sequence ATGGGTAGGGTTGGAAATTCATTAGATAATAGGGAAGTTGAATATTTCTTTTCAAACATTAAATCTGAGTGTTTAAACTTTGTAAATTACAAAACAATTTGCTTTGATAAACTCAAAAACATTATCAAAGATTACATTGAATGATATAACAATGAAAGATTTCAATCTGTGTTAAATTGAAAAACACCTCAACAATGTTGAGATGCTTTGATTTTTTATAAATTGTCTATAAGACTTGTCCTAGTTTATATTGTAAGAATTGTAAATAAGGAACATTATGATAGATTGGTTAAATTAGCACCACAAGCTAAAAGGAATGAAGAAACATTACAATTTGATTTAAATATCTTAGAATTATCAGATAACACAACTCAGAAAGTTATGTCTGAAGAAATTTTCGGACCATTGTTGCCTATTATTACTTTTAATGAGTTAGACGATGCGGTTAAATTTGTAAATTCAAAATCTGAACCATTAACAGCTTACTTGTTCACAAGAAATAGTTATGAAATTGATAAAGTAACTAATGAAATTAAAGCCGGCTCAATAGTGATAAATGATATACTTTTACAACTACAAAATAGACGTTTAGCATTTGGAGGTAGAGGTAAAAGTGGAATTGGTAAGTATAGAGGTAAAGCTGGTTTTGATACATTCACACACAAAAAATCTGTAATTTATAAAACACAAGTCTATAAAGAAAAGAGAACTTTAAAGATATTGCAAAATAAACCAAAAATACTCAAACTACTTCAAATTTTCAATAAATGATATTAG
- a CDS encoding ABC transporter ATP-binding protein, protein MIKFKDVVIKYKDNENFDLKDLNFTIQKGQLVGLIGKSGAGKSTILKSFYDLDTIANGSVIVDDLYIKNLTKNQKRKYKNQIEYVDPDGLNLVNYSTFDNLKFNYKHYKNFIYKFFKFIDKETRDKIWNLAERLQISNLLLAPINKLSSGQKQRAQLLISFINEPQILLGDELTSNLDNQNSHNVMKLLKEFSKDRYTIIAIHDLNLAIQYCDKLISLKRGKVDKVFIKGEFDKKQIESYFDEPNEVNKISK, encoded by the coding sequence ATGATAAAGTTTAAAGATGTAGTAATTAAATATAAAGATAATGAAAATTTTGATCTAAAAGATCTTAATTTTACTATCCAAAAAGGCCAATTAGTTGGTCTAATTGGAAAATCAGGAGCAGGAAAATCAACAATCCTTAAATCCTTTTATGACCTTGACACTATAGCAAACGGTTCAGTCATCGTAGATGATTTATATATTAAAAATTTAACGAAAAACCAAAAAAGAAAATATAAAAACCAAATCGAATATGTTGATCCTGATGGTTTAAATTTAGTTAATTACTCAACTTTTGATAATCTGAAATTTAATTACAAGCACTACAAAAACTTTATTTATAAGTTCTTTAAATTTATTGATAAGGAAACAAGAGATAAAATTTGAAATCTTGCTGAAAGATTACAAATTTCTAACTTGCTCCTTGCACCAATAAATAAGTTATCTAGTGGTCAAAAACAAAGAGCTCAATTATTAATCAGTTTCATTAATGAACCACAAATTTTACTTGGAGACGAACTCACAAGTAATTTAGATAACCAAAATTCACATAATGTTATGAAACTTTTAAAAGAGTTTTCTAAAGATAGATATACGATTATCGCAATTCATGATTTGAATTTAGCAATCCAATACTGTGATAAGTTAATATCGCTTAAACGTGGAAAAGTGGATAAAGTATTTATTAAAGGTGAATTTGATAAAAAACAAATAGAAAGTTATTTTGATGAACCAAACGAAGTTAACAAAATATCAAAATAA
- the cypl gene encoding ABC transporter thiamine pyrophosphate-binding lipoprotein p37/Cypl, with translation MKIKSKSLLFGASLLALTTLPAVAGQCSSAREDEKVTTYTLSLIKPYGIENADTYKTELNNLFNSEIQKIDKSIKLNIKLVEDDSYNVAKDELLKGETDLAFINSGTLLSKKDEFISENLSVALQTLTKQFKGDIKDATYSKDSGASLMTIAASENMYFKQKDWGNGWNQPEGEWAESYYPRFYSDELVPYQRGLIAIVATRTMADEIIKAWKTKDLEKFVSYGIGIGKSSSGSKYLLPEALFAKNFNTETNKPFVSLDQLRVTYSDKIKQAKLTEASTQANANIHIFFDNEGSYSYTKYKDSKKFSYKVNPEVRPGEGDQQQDIYFLTVTDPLPYNVGVYSSRVTDKAKKTINSVFKSLSEQNKDIWGPKNGFYGYKSIDNEQTEYWNKLSEI, from the coding sequence ATGAAAATAAAATCAAAAAGCTTACTATTTGGTGCAAGTTTACTTGCGCTAACAACATTACCAGCTGTTGCTGGTCAGTGTTCTTCTGCAAGAGAAGATGAAAAAGTGACTACTTATACACTTTCTCTAATCAAACCTTATGGTATTGAAAATGCAGACACTTACAAAACTGAGTTAAATAATTTATTTAATTCAGAAATTCAAAAGATTGATAAATCAATCAAACTTAACATTAAGTTAGTTGAAGATGATTCATATAATGTTGCAAAAGATGAATTATTAAAAGGTGAAACTGATTTAGCTTTCATTAATTCAGGAACATTATTAAGCAAAAAAGATGAATTCATTTCAGAAAACTTATCAGTTGCACTTCAAACATTAACAAAACAATTTAAAGGTGACATTAAAGATGCAACTTATTCAAAAGATTCAGGTGCATCTTTAATGACGATTGCAGCTTCTGAAAACATGTACTTCAAACAAAAAGACTGAGGGAATGGTTGAAATCAACCTGAGGGAGAATGAGCTGAAAGTTACTACCCTAGATTTTATTCAGATGAATTAGTACCATACCAAAGAGGGTTAATTGCAATCGTTGCAACTCGTACTATGGCTGATGAAATTATTAAAGCTTGAAAAACTAAAGATTTAGAAAAATTTGTTTCATATGGAATAGGAATTGGTAAAAGCTCATCAGGAAGCAAATACCTATTACCAGAAGCATTATTTGCTAAAAACTTTAATACAGAAACAAACAAACCATTTGTTTCACTTGATCAATTAAGAGTTACATACTCAGATAAAATAAAACAGGCTAAATTAACTGAAGCTTCAACACAAGCTAATGCTAATATTCACATTTTCTTCGATAATGAAGGTTCTTATTCATATACAAAATATAAGGATAGTAAAAAGTTTTCATACAAGGTTAATCCAGAAGTTAGACCTGGTGAAGGGGATCAACAACAAGATATTTACTTCTTGACTGTAACAGACCCATTACCATACAATGTAGGAGTTTACAGTTCAAGAGTTACTGACAAAGCTAAAAAAACTATTAACTCAGTGTTTAAATCATTATCAGAACAAAATAAAGATATTTGAGGACCTAAAAATGGTTTCTACGGATACAAGTCAATTGATAATGAACAAACAGAATATTGAAATAAATTAAGTGAGATTTAA